From the genome of Ignavibacteria bacterium:
AGAAAGCCGATTCAATTGCAAATTCATCCGGCTTATATATCTTTATATATTTGTCGAGCTCATTGTAAATGACTTCAAGCTTACAGGGGAGTGTCAACCTTGAGGAGGGTTTAATGGCGCCCTGTATAACGTACGTAAGCTGGTTTTTATTCAGCTTTACTATCCCAAAGCCGGTTACAACCGTTCCGGGATCCACACCAATTATTATCATTATAAAATTATTTGCAAATTAAACTGTCAGGCACTTAAGAAAAGCAGGGTTGGAGAAAACGCTCCAACCCCGGCTTTTATAAAGGCTTTGACTTAATTATTACGACAGTGCGCTTTCGTCTATATCCGCATTGGAATAAACGTTCTGAACGTCGTCGTTATCTTCCAGGTTTTCAACCAGTTTCATTACTTTTTCGGCATCTTCACCTGTTACAGCTATAAGATTTTTAGCAACCCACTCGAGCGAGGCGTTTTCGATCTGTATGTTCTTTTCGGCCAGGGCTTTTCTAACGGGTTCAAAATTTTCGACTGTGGTCTGGATGGAATAATATTCATCTTCAGGCTGGAGGTCGTCTGCACCAGCGTCGAGCACAATTTCCATCATATCATCTTCAGACTTTCCCTGCTTCGGTACAGTTATAACGCCCTTGCGGTCGAACATCCATGCTACCGAGCCCGATTCACCCATATTTCCGCCGCCCTTGCTGAAAAGGTGTCTTACTTCGGCAACTGTTCTGTTCTTGTTGTCTGTAGCAACTTCCACCAGGACTGCAACGCCGCCGGGAGCATAGCCTTCGTACAACATTTCGACGTAGTTTACGCCTTCGAGTTCGCCGGTAGCCTTCTTGATAGCCCTGTCGATATTATCAGCAGGCATATTAGCAGCCTTGGCATTATCAACAGCCAGTCTTAAACGC
Proteins encoded in this window:
- a CDS encoding crossover junction endodeoxyribonuclease RuvC gives rise to the protein MIIIGVDPGTVVTGFGIVKLNKNQLTYVIQGAIKPSSRLTLPCKLEVIYNELDKYIKIYKPDEFAIESAF
- a CDS encoding YebC/PmpR family DNA-binding transcriptional regulator, yielding MSGHSKWATIKRKKGALDAKRGKLFTKLIKELTIAARQGGGDPAGNPRLRLAVDNAKAANMPADNIDRAIKKATGELEGVNYVEMLYEGYAPGGVAVLVEVATDNKNRTVAEVRHLFSKGGGNMGESGSVAWMFDRKGVITVPKQGKSEDDMMEIVLDAGADDLQPEDEYYSIQTTVENFEPVRKALAEKNIQIENASLEWVAKNLIAVTGEDAEKVMKLVENLEDNDDVQNVYSNADIDESALS